In the genome of Yarrowia lipolytica chromosome 1B, complete sequence, the window GTCTTGGTCAGTCACATCtctgccacagacacagacacataATCCCACACCCACCTCATCCCACGACTCCAGATGCAGTTCCTACCCACGCTTGTGCTGCTGGCCCAGTGCCCAGACAATGTGGTGTGTATGCTTCCGCTGAGATCCTTCAAGCTccgccttcttcttgcctcCGCAGTGGATCCGGTCGCGCTCCAGGACATTCACGACGACCTTCCCACCCTGGCCGAGTTCGTCGACAGTCTCCGTCATCTCGCCTCCCTCATCCCCATTGGCCTCCACCTGGCTCGCTCCACCCAGGAGAACCAGACTATCATTGACCATCTTTCTGTTCCGGTTCTCTCCGGCTTTCTCCAGCGGCTCACTATGCCTGCTGTCAAGCCAGTGACCCCCGTGGACGCTGCTCCTGCCGGCCTGGCCCCTACCCGGACCCCTACTGCTCCTCTCGacctcgagaagattgcTCTGAGCCCAGACGTTTTTGATCATTCACCTATTTTCACTCTCAAGACCCacaccagcttctccagcgttgggtcttcttctctcacCGGCTCGGCCTCTAGCTGTACTACCATGGTAAGCTCGCCCACCTGGAACGCCAAGGTCTCCAGATCCCACCttgccgagctgctggacgaacCTTTGGCCTCCAGCACCATGTTCACGTTTGAGAACGAAATCAAGCAGCTCGTCAACGAGCCCTCAGCCGTATTCCTCCTGTCTCTAGCCAAGGCTCAGCTCTCGCCCATGAAGACCCACATTGAGCTCTGCCCTCATGCTTCTCTTGACGAGTGCAGCTCCGACTGCCTCAATAAGGTCCGATTCGTGCCTCAGATCATGGCACACACCGAGCGGCCCCTGGAGGACTGCTCATATCTGGACAAGTGCTACAAGTCCAAAAGTTGCCGGTTTCTCCACTACCAGGTCAAGATGCCTGACTACTCCAGCTCTCCCCAGCGACAAAACCGGGCCAAGAACCACAACAGTGCCCCCGTGGAGCAGCCGCGGTCCTACTTTTACTCCACGGACCCCATGCTCTCTGTCGTACTACCTCCGCAGTGGATCACCTgcaacctcaaggagattgggCTTCCCGTTTTCGGCGACTTCGCAGCCATCATTGCAGACCCTCCCTGGGACATTCACATGAACTCGCAGAAGCTCATTATCAATGACAGTGACCTACAGGCTCTCGACATGGGCTGCCTACAGAAGGAGGGCGTGTTTCTGCTGTGGGTCACGGGCCGAACCTCCGAGGTTGGTCGCAAGTGCCTCGCTAAGTGGGGCTACACCGACGTCCAGGAGATTGTCTGGTGCAAGACCAACCAGCTTGGACGAACCATCTGTACTGGCCGGACCGGACACTGGCTCAACCACTCCAAGGAGCACGTCCTGATCGGCGTCAAGGGCAACCCCGAGTGGCTGACCCGGGGTCTTGACGTGGACACAGTCGTCTCCAACGCTCGAGACAAGAGCCAGAAGCCTGACGAGCTCTACGACATTGTCGAGCGAATGGTGGGCAAGTCTTGCCGAAAGCTGGAACTGTTTGGGCGTGAGAACAATCTCCGGCCCGGCTGGCTAACAGTGGGTAGCCAGCTTAACGGAGTTAACATTTTGGAGCCTGATCTCGCCGAGCGGTACGAGCGGTGGCGAGTGGCTCACCAGGTCGCAATCCCCGGTGACCAGCGTGAAGGACACGCTCCGCCCAAGGAACGAGAGCAGCGTGAACTTCTCAGCAAGGGCGGCCACTCCTCTGGCCACCACAACGGTAAGGACTCTCCTGGTCGCAACAACAATAAGTCCCGAGGCATGGGGCGACGACGGCGATCTTGAAGACTCCACTGTTTTTCTTTGTGCTTCTTACCCCGCGCAGACCATACAATGACTAaagtagtacatacggtatGGAATGACGTCAGCCACGCGCGCCACCTTCGGGGTAGCTATCTCTTTATACACTTTGATTCTTCCATTCCTTCCATCTTTTCTGGCGATGCACTTGGTATCGCCGTTGTTTGCATTGTTTGCTCTGCATTGTGTTTATTCATCTCGCATCATCTTTCGCAGCTTGATTGAGACTTCTCAAAGATCTTGCTggcacacacacacacacacacacacacgcacGCACGCACACCTCTTAAAAGTAATAGTCTATTCAATCGGTAATATAATTGTACTTTGACCAGTGGCGGACGCTGTGTGGGTCGTTTATTGTGCTGCACAAGCTGCTCTATGTTTTGGTCCAgccccaaaaaaaacggcTCAAGGTTGGTGTTTCTGCTAAATGGAGCATGTTTAAGTGCATTGTGGTTGTAGTCTCCGTCTCCGTCTATAGTATCCAACCTAAAAACTGTGTGCACCGAGAGATGCTCCGCATATCACATATCAGTGATTTACACCAACCTTCCAAAAACCCAAACCAGGCACCACAGTATCCCCATCTGCTTCTGCAAAATGAAAATGACGACTCAGAGGGGCAAGATCAAGGCCCCGCGGGCCAAAacgtcgtcgtcggtgtcGTTTGACAAGTCCTGGGAGATTCTGGCCTCCGCCATGACCAAAATCCAGGACCATGAATCTTCGCCACTGTCGTTTGAGCTGCTTTATCGAACGTCCTATCAGTTGGTGATCAGCAAGATGAGCGCGCAGTTATACGACGCGGTCAAATGCCACATTTCCGCCCACTTGGACAAGGTGCAGGCCGGCTTCGATCCGTATGTCGTGGTGGCTCGAGACGATCTGTCTCTGGCTCCCAAGTTTCTGGAGGGCCTCAACAAGCAGTGGAGCGACCACCAGACGTGCACCAAGATGATTGGTGATGTGATGATGTATCTGGACCGGGTCTACTGTCTGGACAACACCTCTTCGCCGCCTAAGTTGGCTGATTTGGGGCTGCATTTGTTCCGAGACCATGTGGTGGGCACTGGGCCGTTTGCTgagtacctgtacaaggTGCTGATCAACGAGATTCAGCGAGAACGAGAGGGCGAGATGGTGGACAGGATTGTCATCAAAAATGTTCTGTCGATGCTAGACCTGTTGCCCCAGAGCAAGAGCAACAAGGAGAGTGTGCTGGTGCACTGCTTCTCGGACCAGCTGGTGGCTGCCACTACGAATTTCTACTCGCAGGCAGCCCGGGATCTGCTGGATGGCAACAAGGACCCTGTTGTGTACGTTACAAAGGTGTCTGGCTggctggaggacgaggagaaacGGTCCAAGTACTACGCTCTGGAGAGTCAGGCGTATTCTCCTCTTGTGAGTGATCTGACCGTCAAGCTGGTCTCTACAAAGCTACCTGAGGTCATGGCGCTTCCAGGCTCTGAGATTCGAAAATGGTACCAGGCGAAAAAGTTCGACGAGCTCAAAACGCTCTACCGGCTCATTTCCAAGGGTTTCCCCCAGCGGTCGCTTCTGCACCATCTGCTGAAGGAGCAGATCGTTTCCGAGGGCCAGAATCTCAACTCCGCTTCTAACTCTGCTGTTGAGGCAGCTcgaaaggagaagaagcccagTGCCCAGCAGACCGCTCTGGCACACAAGTGGGTGACGGACGTACTTACCATGCGAGACGAGTTTGCCGAGATCACCGCCAAGTGCTTTGACAACGATgtggaggtggtcaagAGCATCGACGAGGCATTCGTCGAGTTTGTCAACAAGCATGCCCGAGTGGCAGAGTACCTGTCGCTCTACATTGATAATCTGATGAAGAAGGCGCTA includes:
- a CDS encoding uncharacterized protein (Compare to YALI0B03498g, similar to Saccharomyces cerevisiae IME4 (YGL192W); ancestral locus Anc_8.152, weakly similar to uniprot|P41833 Saccharomyces cerevisiae YGL192w IME4 positive transcription factor for IME2); translated protein: MQFLPTLVLLAQCPDNVVCMLPLRSFKLRLLLASAVDPVALQDIHDDLPTLAEFVDSLRHLASLIPIGLHLARSTQENQTIIDHLSVPVLSGFLQRLTMPAVKPVTPVDAAPAGLAPTRTPTAPLDLEKIALSPDVFDHSPIFTLKTHTSFSSVGSSSLTGSASSCTTMVSSPTWNAKVSRSHLAELLDEPLASSTMFTFENEIKQLVNEPSAVFLLSLAKAQLSPMKTHIELCPHASLDECSSDCLNKVRFVPQIMAHTERPLEDCSYLDKCYKSKSCRFLHYQVKMPDYSSSPQRQNRAKNHNSAPVEQPRSYFYSTDPMLSVVLPPQWITCNLKEIGLPVFGDFAAIIADPPWDIHMNSQKLIINDSDLQALDMGCLQKEGVFLLWVTGRTSEVGRKCLAKWGYTDVQEIVWCKTNQLGRTICTGRTGHWLNHSKEHVLIGVKGNPEWLTRGLDVDTVVSNARDKSQKPDELYDIVERMVGKSCRKLELFGRENNLRPGWLTVGSQLNGVNILEPDLAERYERWRVAHQVAIPGDQREGHAPPKEREQRELLSKGGHSSGHHNGKDSPGRNNNKSRGMGRRRRS
- a CDS encoding uncharacterized protein (Compare to YALI0B03520g, similar to Saccharomyces cerevisiae CUL3 (YGR003W); ancestral locus Anc_4.138, similar to uniprot|Q09760 Schizosaccharomyces pombe Cullin 3 homolog (Cul-3)) — protein: MKMTTQRGKIKAPRAKTSSSVSFDKSWEILASAMTKIQDHESSPLSFELLYRTSYQLVISKMSAQLYDAVKCHISAHLDKVQAGFDPYVVVARDDLSLAPKFLEGLNKQWSDHQTCTKMIGDVMMYLDRVYCLDNTSSPPKLADLGLHLFRDHVVGTGPFAEYLYKVLINEIQREREGEMVDRIVIKNVLSMLDLLPQSKSNKESVLVHCFSDQLVAATTNFYSQAARDLLDGNKDPVVYVTKVSGWLEDEEKRSKYYALESQAYSPLVSDLTVKLVSTKLPEVMALPGSEIRKWYQAKKFDELKTLYRLISKGFPQRSLLHHLLKEQIVSEGQNLNSASNSAVEAARKEKKPSAQQTALAHKWVTDVLTMRDEFAEITAKCFDNDVEVVKSIDEAFVEFVNKHARVAEYLSLYIDNLMKKALKGKSDEEVAAILDSTVACFNFITDKDRFENYYKAHLGKRLLNSKSLSDDAERQLISRFKMAAGGAFTSKFEGMFKDIATSADEMEFFRKSRASITADSEPSSAKKVELTVALLSGTYWPTSIAQGANYTLIHCADAENAKEQFEQYYSKAHSGRKLEWVPNLGNADIRIKFKKKFHDVNVPNPVMPILMLFQDVGDQSISFHRIQMETGIPIPDLKRHLQSVSVAPKTRLLKKVPMSKDVNETDEFFFNENFEAPMTKIRVLAINATRAETDVERDATMVQIDKSRQNEIDAAIVRVMKSRKTLNHNNLVGEVTKQLASRFKPPIPTIKHCIESLLEREYLRRDDNDTTLFHYEA